The Setaria viridis chromosome 2, Setaria_viridis_v4.0, whole genome shotgun sequence DNA window GTACTTAGAATTTCTGATGCCTTCGCTACATATTCTTACAACACGTGCCTAACATTTGCAGTGGTGGCTACTTTCCGTAATAATTACGGTTTGATGCATCCTTGTAAAAAGAGCGTGGAGGTACATATCATCTATTATAAGGAAACAGAAACGGGCTagcagccccccccccccaaacatAGCTTAAAAATTGCACTATAAATGCATAATTCGCATAGAAAATAGTCCAAACATGTATTGCCTGGTCCTGGTCATGCGACATCTAAAAACTTGCATGATCTAACTTGCCCGGTTCCCCCCTATTGTTCTAATATTGGCTCTATTAAGTTTATCTCTGATAATCCCCGTCCCTTAATATGTTAGCCACATACATCTCGGATGAAGAGGGTGGGATAATGTTCTTATCCCATCATAAAAAATATATCTTTTTGAGACATCCAACCCATCTAGTTAACATTTTTTTGCATGCTGTAATTGATCCCTCAAGATTAGGGTTTGGTTTGGCCGCTACtacctctgttccaaattgtacgtcgttttgatttttctagattcatagattttattatacacctagacgctacctaaaaaagctaaaacgacctataatttggaacggagggagtacatttctCCACTTTTTTCTTCAACGGGGACTAAGTTAGGATTTAGGTTTACTAGCgagtgataaaaaaaaaatctcaactcgCCTTATCTAGTCTCGAGCTATATAAACTACACACATGCTGCGCAGTGTTGCCTCACTAATTAAATGCTCGTTAATTCGTAAATTTCAACATGCATCAATCGATGACAATATGGACATTGCCTTGCAGTTAATTAAAGCGCCTAATCTCCAAAGTCGACGATGCACGCATATGCATCCGGTGACCATAACATATAATAACTGATTAAAAGATCAATGCAACAATCAgccgcgtcgacggacgagcaGCCGACGACTCGCCGACCCATCGATCACACCTAGCTACAGCTAGCTCTACTAGCATCCAACAAACAGTCGCTAAGATGATGATTAACATCCATCCTTTTGGTTGATGATTCTTGATTCCTCGACCTCACTCTCTCCCCCTAGCTAGCAAGCTCTACATACTGCTACCTGCAAAGTCTGGGTCTTGTTTTTAGTTCCTTGATACTGACGATGAACGAACACAGCTTGCATGCGTCCATGCATGCCccatgtatgcatgcatggacgcatgcgtgcgccgccggccgttgCGGTGGTGACCAGATCAGATCAGCCGCCGCGCcgacgaagccgccgccgccgccgccactggctAGCTGtggccctgctgctgctcctgcgtGGCCCTGGGGCGGGTGACCCAGAGCGAGCTCAGCGTGCGGAGGCGGTGGAAGTAGTCGGACACCGCCAGCAGCGACCGCGCCATCTGCCGCGTCGTCAGGATCTGGTGCAGCCGGTGCAGCGTCTGCTGCCGAAGGTTCTCTGCCTGCATATATCATGCATCCATTATGTGTTCATCAGAAGCTCATAactaaaacaaacaaaaaacaccAAACACATGCTAGAACAAATTAAATTAGGGACCGATCGATCACATCTACTATATCACTGTCGTCAGTACACTGTCTGACGTTTTGCCATCGTCACACCAGAATCAGCCAGCACTATTTGCACTTTGCCTAATTAACAACAAGTCCACGCACGCAACTTGTACGAGGGTTGGTCCATGGAAATAAACATGTATATATATCCAATGATATCCATGGATGAACTCTGTTTGTGGCAGCCATGGGCAGGTGAAGGCGGCCTAAAACAATGCCGGCAGCAAGGTTACCTGCCCAACATGGAAAGCTGAACGGGCAAGCAAGGGTTTAATTTGGCACTGTCCTATTCCTATCATGCTAAACAAAACTGTCTAGATCGATCTGTTAGCCATGGAAAAATGGTATACAATACTGGCTGCCCATTTCTGGGATGGCGACAGTTGGGTGCTTTTTAGCAATGTTAACTCTGAACCTAATCCATGCGTCTGCTCTGCCGGCCTGCACCTGGCGTGCGTGCTAAACATATCCAAACCATTTGTTTAGTCTGAATAATCAACTGCACTGTCGATCTCAGATTAATTAGGTGAACCATCCAAGCGATCCAATGTACCTTGCTTCAACTAATTAGTGTAAGAATATGTGTAAGTGCTTGATCGATCTCGTTGTGTTGGTTGCAGCTCTAACTAACCCATTACAGCGACAGCCAAGAATTAGCGAATTAGGAGGAGTAGTGATACTGAATCAAATTAATAAAGCAGCTGCTAGTCGATGATGGATGAAGTGATCGAGCAGTAGGCTTATCGGTTACCTGTCGGACGAAGCCCTCGAGGGTGGAGAGCTTGTTCATGGCGGCGGCCATCTGGCCCATGTAGTTGGCGACGTTGGAGGGGCAGCTGAGCGCGTCGGAGACGACGGTGTCGGAGAGCGACTGGTAGAGCGCGTCCAGGCCCTGGCTCAGCGCCTCCTCCGTCTCCAGCGCCGACTGCTGCAGCCCGTACACGCCCACGATCTGCTGCTCCGTCAGGGGCTCCACGTGGCTCAGCAGCATCTGCATGTATCCATCCATGTAAAGAATAATTAAGAAACATGAAGACGCAGCAGTTCATATATACGTGACCAGGAACACGCATGCTTGTGCAGATGTGACGGGAACGATGACGAGATCATCGAATATAATGCAAGGAGCACATTCATGTCCAGTTTATGCTTAGGTCCATAAACATAGCTATAATCACACGTAAGTCCATGAAGTTAACTAGTAAGGTTTTATCAATATCAACAggtaatggaaaaaaaattcaaagttCTAATACATAGGTGTATTTTCCCAGTAGGGATAATAGAAAactcaaagaaaaatatattttcaatttttttgtaCTTCATTGCTCCCTCTTATCTTATGCCTCCTTGGACTGTAAATTCCGTGCACTTTTGTTTAACTCAAAGGTGTGTGTTAATGTATCAAACTTCATGAATTTTTTTAGCTTGTTAATAACAACCGTCAACCACTGAAATTAATGCCTATATGCTGCTGCCTCATACGTTCAGGTTTCAGCAGCCATGGCCCCCGCCCCCATTTCCACAAGTAGGAGAAAGACAGAGCGGCAGTTTCTCATCTTCGTCTTCAATGTGCCCGCGGAATTCAAACCTAGCTAGAAATGCTAGATCATCGCCCATCTCGTGGGTGCGCCGCGAACATGGCGGAGCATGCCTGCACGGCGATCGATCGACAGAGAGATCGATGACGAGGGTCCCGGCCCTTCAATGCCGCAGAgatcgcccggccggccggcctcccatTTCCATGGGAAGCTTTCATGGAGAGCGGCCGTCGAAGGCGAGGCTGCCCCTACCCATTTCCGGCGACCACCGTAGCGGAGGATTTTGGCTGCAGGTTTCTACGGGGAGGTATGCATACCAACTCCTCGTGCATGGCTTGTTAAATGCTGCTGCATGCCTGACATGACTAGCTAAGATCAAGTTCTAGACGTGTGGGATTTTTTTTGTGCATGTGTAAGTGTCTCAATCTTGTAAAAGTTATTGCTAATCTAAAGTTATATATATCTTACTGATAAAAAAGTTAGGAACTTAGTTTTTAGGgctgtatatttttttaatgggGGCAGTAGGAAAGGAACCTAACGTTTAATATATGTAACTGCTAAGGTGTACTTAAAATAAGAAATTATCATAGAAACTGCATAATAAAAATAGTTTTTacagttctattttttttctttttcaatatTTTCAGACAACAAAATATTTGAGAGAAATGGTGATGCATCTCTAATTTCAATATataattatattatttttatccaTCTACTAGCAGGCATTATAAACTTACAAAATATATAACAGGGATAATTATTGATATACAAAGATATTCATGAATCCATCCATACCAATTTGCCATATAAAATAATGGTACGTCATAAATGCagtgcaattttttttccacgATCAGTTTACATTTGCCTCTCCTTGCGTATTTAGTTGTTTTTAAAATATATTCTAATTATATAACggcatttatatatatatattgccaTTTTAGTAAACATATCTACCTTGACCAGTCATCACATAGCAcatatatgaaaaaagaaagctagtgtttgataaaaaaaaatttaggtatttgttaTGACTAATTTCGTGTCACGAATAACTAGCAATTAAACCCAATCCATCTGGAGTGTTCATCCTTTTAACTATTCCAAAGTGACTTGGTCTAATCAATTTTTTAGTAGTCTAATAAGTTGTACATGTAGTCCTTGTATTTTTGCGCGGACTGAAATTGCTATACCAAAAATTCCAGGGGGTTTACACGCGTATGTTTCAGGTTCTAGAAGCCACAATTTTCGTCAACGATGATGTCCTACTGACGTCGCTGTAAGTGCCATCGAGAGGTGCCCGTCAATTACTGACGGCAGCTACTGACTCTCTAGGGTTAGGGCTAATTCGCGCGGACTCCCAGGCCACGAAGGCCTGGAGAGATGACATGATGAGTGCAGCGCTAGTAAGGGAGGGACACGTGTCCGTGGGCGCACCTTGATGACCTCGGAGGGGCGGAAGCCGCCGAGCCAGAGGAAGCAGCGCTCGGCGGGGCTCCGCCAGACGCCGGAGATGAGGTGGAAGACGTCGCCCTTGATGGCGCCCTCCTTGATACCCACCATCTCGTCGTGGTGGGCCAGGCAGCTCTCCACGTACATCTGCAGCTCCCCCTCCGGCAGGTGCTGCTGCAGCGCCGCCCGCAGCTCGTACATCAGCCGGTAGTGCTCCTCCTGCCACCGCCCGTACTCCACGTCGAACATCGCCGCCTCTGATTGATGGGATCCATCACCGACGACGGCTTAATCAGCAAAAGATAAAATATTTCCGAACTTGCCAATGGAATGCGATCGATGGTATGCGTAGCGTACCTGAGCTGAGGCCGTCGATGCCGCCGATGGGGACGCCTTTGCCGGCGACGCCTTGGTCGGCGAGGAGGCCGCTGTTGGGGAAGAAGACTCCCTGCAGATTTGTACATGTTTGTGCAGAGATCAGTACTTCAGGCTTCAGAAAAGGGTCCATGGCTGCATGCATTGCGTGAAATCAGCAATCCAATTACCTGAGCTCTTGCAGTGTGCAGTTCTTGTTCGAGCTGAGCTAGCCTGATCCTGCTGGACTCCAGCTGCTGGATGTAAGCCTGTTGCAACCAAGAGAGAGGTTAAATGATTCTGCATTCACACTGGCGTATTTTTTCCTTGTCTTTTTTGGTTCCATCTTGGTGTTAGTCAGCTGTCAAttcactcaccttcttccttagCCTGCTTTTCCTTGCTGCCTCCCTGTTCTGGGCCAGCCTTCTCAGTGTCTGCACGTGTTAATTGCAGCGTGGTGCATATACAGGAAACATAATTAGTGAAAAAATTGACCACTACTAGTGTCCTTTGACAGTTTCCACAGGTAACTAATTCATCAAGAATTGAGAACTTAAGGCTATCATAATCCATTACTTTCGGGTCGCGTTCAGCAGTCGATGCACCCCTCCTGTGATCCTTCTACAATCACCAAAAAAATCGAGAAACAAATGAAACAAAACCCATGGAAAACAGCTACACAACGAAAATGAGCATGGAGAAAGCTACCAAATTAATATTCAAGTGGAGCACCAGTTAACCACTCACCTTGGCCAGCGGCTTCACATCCTTGATCATCCCGGGCGCTGCAGGCTCAGCACCGGCGGCAGCGAAGGGTTGGTGCTGCAGGTGGTGGTGCTCCTGCTGCAGCCTCCTGCTCCCCGCCAACTCCTCCATGGCGGCCTGCTGGTGATGGTGATGGTCCTGCGGTGACCTTGGCTGCTTGGATCCCACCGGCGCCGGGGACAGGACTAAACTAATCTCCCCCTACCAATCGCACCAGATCGAGACAACATTGGTCAGCTAAACAACCAAATAATAAGCTGCAACTTGCAATCATCCATGgatggcagcagcagctgcatctGAAAAGACAATGAGTGCTTCAAGAAATCTGAGATGTGTGGCTGCTTTACCTTCGGCGATGGCTCCACATGCATGGGCTGGGAAGGGAAGATGTTGAGTGTCTCTGCATCCATGAACAAGACAAAGCAATGGCCTGATGAGAGTCTGTGGCTAGCTGGAGAGTGGGAGAAGAGGGGCAACCATGTACTCATCAGATatcacacatatatatatatctactGAGCTCTGAAGACAAGAGCTTGAGAGGCTGTGGCGCTGTATGGCACGCAGCAGGAGTTGCAGTGTTCAATCATGGCGGTACTCGCTGGGCGCCGGGGCAGTGCCAGTGTGCAGTACAACAGGGCAGTGGCACGAGAAAGCTGGAGATACGGGACAGCAGGGATTCGCGCAGCAGCCACAGGTAAGGCGTGCTTGTACTGAAACCGAAAGGGAAGTGGATAGGATCGAGTCAAACTCAAACCTGCATGCATGTACAGACACTGCTTGCACtgcaagagagagaggggggaggagagagagaagggcatgcatgagagagagagagggagggagggagggagatcaGCAGCCACTAGGCGGCCACTGGCGTACTGGAAGAGATCGATCATCCCCTCTGCGTGTACTGTTCTGCCGCGGGCACATGCAGCTCGATCCCGGCGAAATCATTGAGCAGTCCGTTACATGTCACAGTCCGACCGGCCGGAGGtaggggaagagagagagagcgaggaagacgacgggaagctaagagagagaaaggagaggaagcaagaaacaaaaaggcaaaaagctagagagggagagaagtcTTCTTGGCTCCATGCATGTATGTTTCTCGCCGATTCCCCTGGCCTGGTCCTCCAAAGCGCTGCGGATTTGCAGCAGATCCTGGTCAAAATGGGGTACCTGAGAATCTGCTGCAGGCCGTATCGCCGTTCTTGATCTCACATGCCTGACCCCGGAAAAGGATGCGCGTTCCTGCGCTGCATCTCTGACTGCACTGCACCCATCGAGCAGCATCGTATCGGAGGAATCCCTGCAGCTATCGCCTATCTCCATCGATCACATACATTTCTGGGCCTAGCTATGCTTTCTATTACTACCACTACTAAATGCagccaaaaaaattataaaaaactaCTAGTAACTGATAGGACTGCACTAGTCTTAGTCTACTACCGTTACTACTGATGATCAGTTTGCATCTGACTTCCTGCAAAGCAAAACAGGCATGCAAAAACATGGCAACTGCAGTAGAATTCCGGTCGGAGGAGTACAGCATGTGCATGCGTACACAACGATACTTACGCCTTTGTTCTTGGTGCGTGGCGTCGCCATGGCTGCTGCCGTGATCCAGGTACATGAACAAGGCCTGGTCCAGCTCGCCCAGATGGTCATACGCCCCTGACGCCTCCTTGCCGCTCCTGCTCGCGCAACACAAAGATGCATACATGTAAATATGTGAGTAAGTGATGATGCCGTAGCATTTATGCAGCAGATGATGCGTTTGCACAGGGATTTGAGGACTGATGAAACTCTGAAAGGCACAGGCATACATCATCATGAAATCATGCAGCTATAAAGCTTAGCCTATGTGtctgtgtgtgtatgtgtgtgtgacTGCATGGTACTAGTCATTATCTCTGGTCCAACCAACCTCTGCAGGATGGGAACAGGAGAATAATATGGAATCTTCTCTAGCCTGTAGCATTTATCTGGCAACCCAGAAAAATATGGCTACCTGTGTGTAGCCTCGAAATTTCATGTGTGCAAGCTATACTCATTGAAAGAGGAAAtaaaagagagagggagagagacaaAGCAAGCAAAACATCACAGTTgccatgcatgtcctaatgtaAATCAATATTCTTGTCCTTGTTCTGAAAACGTGCAATAATTAGAACCCTTGGATCCAAGATCCAAAAGAAAGACTGGTCAGTGATTTGTTAATCAATTCACACAGCAATTCAACTATCTGGCTCCAATAACAAATGAGCGCACCGGATTTTAAATCGATAGTTGGTTTAGTAACCATCTACCACACTTTTGTCCTATtgggagaaggaaggaggaagaaatcgGGGAATCAAATCCGGTCtggcatatcaaaatcacaaaataGCCCAACAATCACACtcaaaacaatttttttaagGAATAGCAGGACAGCACTGCTATATGGTTTTGTTGCAGAATCAAAAGAACTGCAAGGTTTCAGAAAGGTGGGGAAAAACAAGATTGGTGCAAAGGTGATAAGTAGTAGGTGCAAAATTCAGTGCGAAGGCATGAAGCAGAAGCACAAGAATAAAATTTGCATCAGCTTATACCTTATAGCAAAGGAAAA harbors:
- the LOC117842853 gene encoding transcription factor TGA2, with the protein product MASGGGSMREQQQEMNISFGMMSHHGHHHHQPPSSSSSSSMHAAAASFMSGKEASGAYDHLGELDQALFMYLDHGSSHGDATHQEQRQTLNIFPSQPMHVEPSPKGEISLVLSPAPVGSKQPRSPQDHHHHQQAAMEELAGSRRLQQEHHHLQHQPFAAAGAEPAAPGMIKDVKPLAKKDHRRGASTAERDPKTLRRLAQNREAARKSRLRKKAYIQQLESSRIRLAQLEQELHTARAQGVFFPNSGLLADQGVAGKGVPIGGIDGLSSEAAMFDVEYGRWQEEHYRLMYELRAALQQHLPEGELQMYVESCLAHHDEMVGIKEGAIKGDVFHLISGVWRSPAERCFLWLGGFRPSEVIKMLLSHVEPLTEQQIVGVYGLQQSALETEEALSQGLDALYQSLSDTVVSDALSCPSNVANYMGQMAAAMNKLSTLEGFVRQAENLRQQTLHRLHQILTTRQMARSLLAVSDYFHRLRTLSSLWVTRPRATQEQQQGHS